From the genome of Ptychodera flava strain L36383 chromosome 13, AS_Pfla_20210202, whole genome shotgun sequence:
aatcgcgcctgtgtctgctctgcccggtttggaaacgtgagcttattgttttgtaaattctatgcggaCACAGAGGGAACGTGATGCGGGTAATGCACGTAGAGTTTAGAAtgccgtgatttacaatgtaaacacaatgttgacctagcatttgtttttcaatctgtaccggagctaatcatagagcatatataatttgtctcgatcaactgaacttttattggcggactgctcatgaagtgagtcgaagtccagggtcgaaatcgatctcgattgaaaagtatgcgatatttcacagcacaaattcatgtcggtatagctttaaaatcattgcgattgaattgttattaggtaattataaacttatgcaataaatttaaagaagccaaaattgaaaatgagagaATACTTTCcatgaatttgagaaaaaaaaaaaaacaaccgtGAACGTGCTTTTTTTGAATCAGCAACTACTTTTTCCTgtggataaactcaatcacgctgaaaacagcgtgctgctggcCTGTCTATCATCGCTATTATAGTCAACGGACAGTCGCCACCGGAGAGacgacgaatgctcgtttcCACACATCAGCcaacgcgatattcaactgtttgattgaagttcacgcatttcattacttgtacaaaattcgaccgtcgcggttttagaatgacgcattcagtttaatatcagcgtggtcagagattcacatctgttttaggtactcgcctccatggcactcgcgaagccaaaacaagttgcttttagaattgttcaagtttcgtgtcagattcaatttatttcagtttttcgccaactTTTTATCTTTCTATCAGGAAATCGTTTTAAATACCAGATATTGCCAGGTGtatatttagtttagcctaacgatGGCTTCTAACAtggcacaacacaaagttagcccggcactggtgcttctgaggtcggaaaccgcgttcatgtagctgtccgttttagctccatgccatgTACAAGGCGGACTGTGGTCGTACTTCAACATGCAGTACGGAACGTAAAAGCTAACGTACGCAACACGGCGTCGAATGAATTCGTCTTTGTCGgtatgtaccacattgtaaattcattgcCACGTGTCTCTCTCCaggcaggaagctgaaaacgccGTCACGGTTGCGCAACCAAAAGAGAGGAAACACGATGTCATCGGACTTGGCATGCAAACTCACATAAGTTTACGAAGTATATATgcagccagccatttcttcgcttgataatcaaattttaactggtacactacagtgcacagttaatacgctagtttgtatttagcaagaagattatccccagatttagctcggaatgacagttgtgtaaataaagcctaacgcttacccgcgaactggccgtttcagtgttcatttcttccaattttcacgtcatgtataatttcattcataccacaaattcagacaattgtgtaaaaagtcctgtacttcattatgggctgggaattTCCATCGAAAATGTGGAGCgaaccggaattttagctgactttgtgcgactcgaagggtcgcatacacatttctgcgatttactccgttccgttttggcaatgtatcgcaacttctggagagtgtaacttggcgccgcgttgacggattagccttatctttgcacaggttgtagttagtgactgtttctacaaaaccgtgtctcagaattccgataatgtccgaaaacaaaagatatcatgacaaacgtggacaaaagccgttaatttattcagaatccaccacttctcactttcaagctaattgtgcaaaaacaaagcggagtatcaaaatccaagacacggttttttacacaccttaccctgctatcgattgcagtaaacggcttaccaatggccatcaccctctcgtacttatacttttttaagtgaaaaaactcaaaaacacacatttttgagcaaaacaaacacacgcaaacaggttttgaaatattctcacaatttttataatcttcaactgtcgacctacccaaacatatactacatgttgggttaaagattcatttaATGGTGaaaatcaggttaaagaaaagtgTCTGCGAATGTGGGTCTCCCCTTAAAAATGGAGCTGAAAGCCACTTTCAAAtactgtaaacatttttaagtaTTATCTGTAATCCAAAAATACTTTTTCCTTTGTGTGAACCATGCAGCCAACAATTCAATGCATTATGGATGGTGAACATCGTATTTTCAATTCATTACAATGCATTGACACATCTCTACAACAACGAATGGTAATACCTTTAAACTttccttttttcaaaaaatctatcTCTTGGATCTATGGATAAAGGAAATGTTTTGCAAAAAAGCTGTAAAAGAGTTGATTCCACTTACCACTCATGCCTGGTGTCAATTGCGCTAGTCTGGTAGAATACTTGGATGATGGTTTCTCAAGTTTGATCGGCTTCAAATGATGTTCAAACACTTCTTTTCTTTCCTCCAATGTTGGCATTCCAATGTAAATATGTCTGTCAAATCTACCTGGTCTCAACAAGGCctggaaaaatataaatatacaagATTCTGTCCGTTAGCATTTCATGATTCTACATCAACACTGAACAATGCTTCTTCATAATGATAGtttttacaaacatttttaaacaGTTGTAGCATGGAGTTTTGTGgaaagtatttaaatttatactGACAGGAAAGAGGTTCTCATCagagtttgtcttgtgatgCCTTTTCATTGTTTGTCCAAGCTATTCTGAAGAATATGTGCCTGTCAAAATACTGacctttcaaattttgtcatgCCAATACAACCCTCTTTAGACATCGTCCTTGAATGCAGATACAATCTTATAGTGAACAACTTGGGAAATACACAAGTTATACTGTGATTGAGTTGGGGACAGGTCTTTGTCAGTAACACTATGCTTATCAGCAACTTGTCAGTAAGACATTTCAGAGGACAAGATTACAAGATTCACCTTGTCTAGGATATCTGCTCTGTTGGTTGATGCAAGCATGATAACACCTTTCTGAGTTCCCATTCCATCCATTTCTACCAGTAGCTGATTCAAGGTTTGTTCTTCTTCACCACTGCCACCTACTGTCGTTCTGTACATGGACAACAATATGCATATTGTAGTGCTAATGATATTCTAGATTCAATAGTACTCAATGTGTGGCAGAGTTAATACAAAAGTAGAAAACACATCCTTTTCTGCAACACACTCTAATCATATCTTGATAGATGAATATTTTGATGTACTGGTATAAAATTCACAAAGCAATTGGCCCTTTAGACATCTGAAGCAGCATGGATCCTAGACAATAGACATGAAATGATGATCGACTTCAGACTGACACAGtgttatattataatttttcaaGGAAAATTTCCTTGTCAGTACACATCAACATGAGGGTTTGGCACCTACCCTTCTGATCTCTTTCTGCCAATGGCATCAATTTCATCCACATAGACAATACATGGTGTTCGCTTTCTGGCCTCTTTGAATAAATCACGTACTCGTGCAGCACCGAGCCCTGTAAATAATTACAAAGGTATTGATATCACAACCAACATTGAGTAATTATATAACTGGTTTTCAAAAGATATTCAACTCTAGAATTGACAACATCAATGATGAGGGTAAGTTACTATATTTCCAGTAGACTTGCCTCCAATCATTTCCACAAACTCTGAACCTGCCATGGCCAGGAATGGTACATTTGCTTCAGTGGCAACTGCCTTTGCTAGCAATGTTTTGCCGCATCCAGGAGGTCCAAGAAGTAAAGCACCTTTCGGTacctgaagaaaacaaaataaaatattgttacatACTTACGAACCCATGAAATTTGCAGTGAGGTTCTCAATGAAAGTTTTGTAACAAAATGGATACAACTTAGataaatgaaagcaaaatagTCAACTGTACACTGAAGAAATGCTGAACTTCAATGTTTACTTGGCAATTATTTACTGATCATATCATACtaataatattgaaaataaaatttggttTTGAGGTCATGAAAGGTGATGTTAAAATCTAGTGACGCAGGCTTTCTGTTGAAATTGTGGATACCAATTGCATCTGAAGAAAAGCCAAAATGTCTTGTACAAGTTTGATCTCTATCAAGAAGCGTTGAGACTGGACCAACAAGGAATCCTTTTCAAGCAAAAGGAATGCTTCTGACAAAATGCAAAGAATGTTTGATTTCTAGTAGTATTGAACGTTCAAATCTGCCAAATAGTAATCATGATTAGCAATCAAAACAATCATTAGAAATTATTACATTGTGTCACCTTTCCTGTGTCATagcagcatgagtgtcatttgtgctacATCAGACACAGGACTAAGTCAGGATCTCATGCACAGAATGGCACTGAaccaaaaaataaattcaactaGTACAGTAATGATATTACCTTTAATCTGCAGACTGAATATTGCTATTCTAGATAGTGTAGAACATGTTACACACCACTTCTAGATTACTGTGCAGTGTAATCAAAATTATATTTGGCAGTGTCGCTTTTACTTAGGCAAAATTTCAACAATGGCATTATAGGAATGGTGAAAATCTACAGCACACCAGGTGTATAGCATGCTTACATAACAGGGTCCCTGCTCAAGCGACATATTTTCTACCATGTAGAACTCACCTTTGCTCCTAATTCCTGGAATTTCTGAGGACTTTTCATGTAATCAACAAACTCCATGACTTCTGTTTTTGCTTCTTTCAAACCAGCAACATCCTTGAAGCTGACTCCTTTGTTTCCTCCTTCTTCCACCAATGTAAACCTGGCCTTGGCTGGAGGAAAGATACCACAAACAGACAAAGGCTTACATTGGCTGAGGTAGAGAGTTCAAGGAGtcttttcaaattcaaactAATCAGTAAACTTTGATAATCACATTATTGATCAAAACAACTTTCGTTCCAGAAAAGATTAGTGGTGTATTGTATAGTTCTATGGCAGACAGAGAATAGTAATTTGTAAATGCAGACAGGGATACATGGTGAAAACATTCGCCCATCCTTTGAGGTTTGTGCAATATGCAAAGACAGACTGATGTGTACAGTATGTATCAATTTGGCTTTCAGGCCACTCTCCAATATGTACAGAACGTATAAATTTGGTTTTCAGGCCACTCTGGTAGAAACCCTCTGTATATCACAGAGGGACTGACATACCATTTATCTGACAGCAGATGAAACTTCATTACATACATGTCCActtgtacacatacatacacactgaCATATAAAAAAGAAGCCAAGATTTAACACAATCCTTGATCACATTATCTGACCATGCAAAGATGTTATCATTGACAGATTCTCACACTAACACTGCCATTGTGTCGTTATTGTGACATCTAAAGCTAATAAAGTTATACTCACTGAACTGTGAGAAAGAATTGAGTCCACCTCCTCTCATAGCTGATCTGATCACATACAGTATCACTCCAAGAAGTGCTAACGTCACAATGATGGTGGAAAATGAATCATTTTGATGTCGATACTGAATTTGAATCTGAGAACATACAAAAGATAAATCATACTACATCGAGTACTTTTCACTGGAAGTGACAAAAGACAAAGTGATAAaaagttttgtacttttgaacaAATATGTGTGACATGAATTATGCAGCAGACTTTACTATGCAGCGGACCTTCTAGTTTCCAGATAAATGTTTACAACTAGATCATTCtggattgttgttgtttatttcaaaactatgcaacagaaaacaaagtccataTTCTAAAGCTACCTGCATTCCAAACAACAGCACCACAGAAGATGGAAATTTGGTGATCTCTTCAGAGAAGAATCTCACCTTCCTTTGTAACCAAATgtgacaaatatttttatttcatatgtcCTGGATGCTGTACTAACTTTACCTTAAATCCTCCAAAGTCTATAATTTAACTGTTTCACTGATTGTTCagagtacatgtacaatgtcaATGATACCATTGAAAGTGACAAGTAACTCACCCTGTCTGATGAATCTATGCCCAGTTCATCCTCAACTCGTCTCAGCTTCTCTTCAAACTTATCAATATTTCCCACTCTCAATCTGAACATTCTTCCCTGTCTTCCAACCTGGGAACAACAATTCACCAGACAAgaaattatttgaagaatacAAATTAGCTACATCTTTGATGGCTCAGTATAAGCAACTTTTTTTCGGTGAAAACTGATTGTGTTTATGTTATTGTCACTGTTTAAAAATGCATACAtgtaattaaataattaaaacatgtaatatgAATAGAAGCCTATATTGTAATTTTACAGTAAACATTCCTGCTTGTGCAAATCAAAACTGAGAGAGTTTTTCAAGCTATTTTTCCTCTCAGTGGAAAATTTGAGTTCCCATCCTTCCTATACTGGGTCACTGAGTTTACAAGGGCACACTCTAGATGGTCTACCTTGCATAGTTCAAACAGGATGCTTCTTCCCCTTTTTGTTTGAAAGCTTCAAATTTCCTGAAAGTTTGCAGTCCCCACTCTGTCATACTGAATAGAGGTTAGGTATTTATAGACATATACACAAAACAAGTCAGACACAATCAAGGATTTTAATGGGTTCACAACTTGTTTTCTGCCTGCATCCCTGCTCTTCATGGCAACCAGTGTGGTCTCTGACTTCTGCAATTTCTCAACTCTTGGAGTCAATTGATAAGAATTTCTGGAAATTCTTACCATCAGCCCTATACAAGTACgtacatgtataatatataaaatttcattttgtcacAGAGAGCTGATTGCATCAGTAACACATGAAATTGGCTTTCTGGCCACACTGATAGAAACCTGTTCAGAATGAAAAACAGCAGGAGTAATACTGTTTTGCAAGTTACACATCATTTTTCAATTACTTTGTCCTTGGCCTGAAGCACAAAGAGCACCTACAAACATCTTGCCAAGACTCAATCATAATAAGCATTGACAATCTCAAATAATAACAGAATATTTTATGAAGGGGGTTATTCTAAAATATTTTGCAGATGCCATGTCCATTTACCTCTTTTCCCAGGACGATAGCATCACTGTGTACATACACAAGCACAAGGTCAGAGGCAGAACTTGAGTTCTTGTCTTTGGTGTCAGTGTACATGATTGATATGTGTGATACCTGAGAAGAGAAATGACAACCATAAGAAGGTCAATGTTATAGCAGACATGACAAACATATCTATTATGCATGTGGATTGTGTGTCAGACATGCAAACAATTTTGccaaaaagtttcaaatttgcCATGACTTCATGTAAAGTACAGTAACAGCATTTGAGGCATTGGGTTTCTGTATTTCAACAGACAGGAAATGAACACTTTGTGAAGGTTAATGACCCTTGAACTGGTAGATATAATCCTTCAGGCTGTTTCACAGAGATGGCTGACAGCAATGGGAAAAATCTTGCCTTTGACTACAAATGGAAAGATCAACTTCCAGAATTATAAACCAGCATTTTGGTGAAAGTAGTAGTTCAAACTAACCTCTCCCTTTGCCAACAATTCATTGACAAATGTTTGCCAAGAGATATTCTGTCCTTCTTCTGTTCCACTGAAAGAATTCAGTAGAAATAGGAGCACTGCTATCATAAGCACTATTCTGATGTTGTCACCCTCATTTCTATTCTTTGCTGGATCTAAATGCAAGAGTAAAGAAATATCCTGAAGACAAGATCCAAGATTGCACATATAAACGATTTATGATAGCACCAATGCAATCTGCCACTATTTAGCCCTCTAGTGACCACAACAAGCTCAACATTCAGTAATGAAATCAAGGACATGTGGCGGCGCCCTCATGTGCCATAATAACGTCTCTAAAACATGGCTTGcacaaattaaacaaattatATGGCAACATTTGTTATGAACCAATAGAGTATGCATATTCTGTTTTTTTAggaatttttaatttattgacTTTTTTAGATGTGTCTGTGGTAGCAAATTCACTGACCTTCCTCATCATCTTTGGGAGGTTCTTGTCTTCCGTTTCCTTGTCTATGGTTTTGAAACTGATGTGAAGATGTGCTGAAATGCTGCAAGCCACCTACAAATGAAAAACCCGCAGTTACTGGCTGTGAACAACCATCTGGCTTGTTGGGAATGAAAACTTAAATGaagtatatataatttattttggATTTAAAACTACCACAGTGCTTTGAGGAAATGTTAAATTACTTCTACATGATTGACATGATTAATATGCTTGTAATCCTAGGTTCATAGGTACTTGTTCAGGATAATCTTTCTCATTTGATTTCTAGTTTGACCTTTGCAACTGGTAGTGGGCAGAGACAGGATAATTGTTGAATCAAATATTGTCCATTATTAGCAATGTAAATGGTACCCATTCAAAATACTTCCTGATAGCCGGGGCAATTGCATGTTGATGTCAATTTGGAATAAGTTGGCCTTGACCACATTTATGACCCCAACTACATCCTGGTATTTTTGTTAGTGAATGATATTTGTAACTGcacatttgcaatttttttggtTAAACATGAGAGACAGAATTCAGTCTGCAAATATGGTTGCAGAGTTTTATGATGAAGCTGTTATGAACTTAAAATGGTACATTCACGTCAATGAAAACACTGAGATATATTTTTTGTGGGTTATGCATGAACAATTTCTTTGTTACATCATGGACCTAACTGTATTTTTTACAGTTACATATTGGCTACTTACACAAATTTGTCTTCGACGAATGGTTATGCATTGAGCATTCAGTTTGAATGCTATCTTTTTCTCTTGTCAGGTTTTATTTGCTGATTGCTAATGCACAAATGCAACTCACAAACAAAAGTTACAGGCATTCTATCAGGAGCCTGACAGAATCCAGGAGATATCCTAGTTATTATGTTCCCTGTATGGCAGATGGAAGCTAGATTTGTAAGAGCATTTGATAGTCTCATAAAAGGTTGAAATTACTGGAGAAAAAATGGTTAAAATCTACAAAGCACTTCTGATACCAAAATGCATGATTCAGATTTGTAGGTTTCCAGACAACctacttttgaaaacaaaaaaccatAAAATTTTTATACCATGAAGTTGAACATATTTTACTGATTGCATCATATAGCTTCATCAACGTGGGAGTAGAGTTGCCTATCAATCGATTTGATAAATGTGAGTAGAGTGACGTTTTTATGGGACAGCAGCATGTTTTTTATCACTACTGCAAACTGTCCCTGATGATGAAAGATTATAATATGAACTAACCTAGAAGTCTTTGCAGattactggtatgatataatccTGAATGCACCAGCATTCTTTGAAAGGCAGTTACTTCATGGCATATACTTCTTGGTAATAATCGCTGACAAAcaggaaaatatataaaaaataaaaccttAGAGTAAGAGTTGGGCATAATCTTAACCATGAAAGTATACGCATATATCTATATCATAAATAAGGCAGACTATCAGCCATTTCCAATAAATTGAGAGAAATTTTGTGGTACATGTATGAAACTTCACAAAAAGGCTTTCTGTGTTTCCATCATGAATCAGCAAATTTGTGATGCTGCAGAAACCTTTTACAACTTTTGTAACTTATGACTCAACTGTGCCAACAGTATTTATTACACTGAAAAGTTTCCTCTTTCTCATATCAGTGAATTCACATTCAACTGGGTCACCtaattttaaaaagtgtatCTGTCAAGTGACATAAATTATAGAAGTTCATGGATAATGAAAGTTTGATGGCGCAGAGGTATAGTCATTCTGGACAACAACAGTATCTCCCAAGAACAAAGATGGTGAAAGTGGTGACATTGAATTATTTTTGCCATTCTCACATACAAAAGCACTATGTTTCGGGGAAATAGTTCACAGGCATTCACATCATGTGTTTGTAATTCACTAAGCTGATGATGTTGTGGGAATAAGAAAATTCTTATCTTATCTACCACAAGCATTCTATATCATCAGAGGTActggaatttcagagttatattaCATGGTATAGAATTAGAAAGAGTATGGAGTATCAATAATGGGAGTGCATAAAAATCCCTAATATGTTTAGGTTTCAAGAGTaaaaacaaatccaagttgTTGGCAGTGTTCCTGGTGATTTTATTTGTGCAATCTACATTGTTGCTTCATAATTCACATTGGCCAGTAACAAGAGACCGAGCGgctatgttttgaaattttatgcaaaCGCGAtgcaaatgtttcaaatttacCTTTTCAGCTTTACATGAACTTGGTAAAAGctcattgttttgttttaatataTAAACAATTTCAATTGTGTATGAGCTTAAATTTGAGAGAAAAGGATAGTTCACATATAACAGACTTTCAATAAAGGACTATGGATACTAAAAATAGGCAAACTCAGTTTTGGAAAAGCTACAGTTCTTTCATGCatgattattattgaaaatagggTTTGCATTGTCTGTGAccaaaaaagttaaaatcagTCTCAAAAATTAACATTCAGGTGAAAAATTTGTAATGGAGTTACTTAACCTTTGTTTATAAAATAAACTGCTCAGAGGAAATTAGGAAAAAGATAT
Proteins encoded in this window:
- the LOC139147265 gene encoding mitochondrial inner membrane m-AAA protease component paraplegin-like isoform X1; this translates as MYVGVLCKQNIARMTFTSPGRLRLPFELRKLYANSFAGCKQCQLNRSRQNYQTKLAHQSDQTRLLPRSICHEVTAFQRMLVHSGLYHTSNLQRLLDGCSQPVTAGFSFVGGLQHFSTSSHQFQNHRQGNGRQEPPKDDEEDPAKNRNEGDNIRIVLMIAVLLFLLNSFSGTEEGQNISWQTFVNELLAKGEVSHISIMYTDTKDKNSSSASDLVLVYVHSDAIVLGKEVGRQGRMFRLRVGNIDKFEEKLRRVEDELGIDSSDRIQIQYRHQNDSFSTIIVTLALLGVILYVIRSAMRGGGLNSFSQFTKARFTLVEEGGNKGVSFKDVAGLKEAKTEVMEFVDYMKSPQKFQELGAKVPKGALLLGPPGCGKTLLAKAVATEANVPFLAMAGSEFVEMIGGLGAARVRDLFKEARKRTPCIVYVDEIDAIGRKRSEGTTVGGSGEEEQTLNQLLVEMDGMGTQKGVIMLASTNRADILDKALLRPGRFDRHIYIGMPTLEERKEVFEHHLKPIKLEKPSSKYSTRLAQLTPGMSGADIANICNEAALHAAREKRSHVIAEDFEYAVERVTAGTAKKSHVLSKQERNAVAYHESGHALTGWLLEHTDALLKVSIIPRTNKALGFAQYLPSDQHLYSTAQLFDRMCMALGGRAAEAITFNKVTTGAQDDLKRVTQMAYAQIRSYGMSDKVGHVSFPDQASGQFGQRPYSQALAQLIDEEARQLVARAYLHTENLLRENRDKLKRVATSLLEREVLNYDDMVVLLGPPPHGEKKKIHVPDWDFSVEDDDRKTEDSPKKKKDKEKDPMNE
- the LOC139147265 gene encoding mitochondrial inner membrane m-AAA protease component paraplegin-like isoform X2, with amino-acid sequence MYVGVLCKQNIARMTFTSPGRLRLPFELRKLYANSFAGCKQCQLNRSRQNYQTKLAHQSDQTRLLPRSICHEVTAFQRMLVHSGLYHTSNLQRLLGGLQHFSTSSHQFQNHRQGNGRQEPPKDDEEDPAKNRNEGDNIRIVLMIAVLLFLLNSFSGTEEGQNISWQTFVNELLAKGEVSHISIMYTDTKDKNSSSASDLVLVYVHSDAIVLGKEVGRQGRMFRLRVGNIDKFEEKLRRVEDELGIDSSDRIQIQYRHQNDSFSTIIVTLALLGVILYVIRSAMRGGGLNSFSQFTKARFTLVEEGGNKGVSFKDVAGLKEAKTEVMEFVDYMKSPQKFQELGAKVPKGALLLGPPGCGKTLLAKAVATEANVPFLAMAGSEFVEMIGGLGAARVRDLFKEARKRTPCIVYVDEIDAIGRKRSEGTTVGGSGEEEQTLNQLLVEMDGMGTQKGVIMLASTNRADILDKALLRPGRFDRHIYIGMPTLEERKEVFEHHLKPIKLEKPSSKYSTRLAQLTPGMSGADIANICNEAALHAAREKRSHVIAEDFEYAVERVTAGTAKKSHVLSKQERNAVAYHESGHALTGWLLEHTDALLKVSIIPRTNKALGFAQYLPSDQHLYSTAQLFDRMCMALGGRAAEAITFNKVTTGAQDDLKRVTQMAYAQIRSYGMSDKVGHVSFPDQASGQFGQRPYSQALAQLIDEEARQLVARAYLHTENLLRENRDKLKRVATSLLEREVLNYDDMVVLLGPPPHGEKKKIHVPDWDFSVEDDDRKTEDSPKKKKDKEKDPMNE